In a single window of the Coprothermobacter proteolyticus DSM 5265 genome:
- a CDS encoding O-antigen ligase family protein — MWQTFTTTLRRALPTKWELLFVLFVACYNTVFSLAPWRTLLFWLLVPLVYCFIVFVIAVLPEHVDSRKLAFITGFFLVISFLWTVYKNGGVVNFSGWRTFRLTLPFFVSTTSAAFFTYFFLYAYNQHVFWAELFSLVSLLLTQSRGPILGLAMAFLYGGVNLYWFIALTAFIVYAIPYTLREFVGPYAFYTQRFHIWRAAWDMFVMRPFSGVGFATFPLALKVYSHPFLFQFFPFNHAHNILLQLLAELGIAGPVVFIILLKNIYRTFPPADTKNGLFLRMALVSYLGRNIFDVTP; from the coding sequence ATGTGGCAAACCTTTACGACCACACTACGCAGAGCCCTGCCAACTAAGTGGGAACTGCTGTTCGTTCTCTTTGTAGCTTGTTACAACACGGTGTTTTCTCTTGCGCCCTGGCGTACTCTACTGTTTTGGCTGCTGGTGCCTTTGGTTTACTGCTTTATAGTGTTTGTCATCGCAGTGTTACCAGAACATGTTGACAGTAGAAAATTGGCTTTCATAACAGGCTTTTTTTTGGTGATCAGTTTTCTTTGGACTGTCTATAAAAACGGCGGTGTTGTTAATTTTAGCGGCTGGCGCACCTTTCGACTCACTTTACCCTTTTTTGTCAGCACTACAAGTGCCGCCTTTTTCACATACTTTTTCCTTTATGCCTACAACCAACATGTTTTCTGGGCCGAGCTGTTCAGTTTAGTTTCCTTGCTTCTTACCCAGTCGCGTGGCCCCATTCTTGGACTCGCCATGGCATTTTTGTACGGTGGGGTAAACTTGTATTGGTTCATTGCCCTAACGGCCTTTATTGTTTATGCAATTCCTTACACCCTCAGAGAGTTTGTAGGACCTTATGCTTTCTACACCCAGCGTTTTCATATTTGGCGCGCAGCCTGGGACATGTTTGTCATGAGGCCTTTCAGTGGCGTAGGTTTTGCCACATTCCCTTTGGCTTTAAAGGTCTATTCACATCCTTTTCTGTTTCAGTTCTTTCCGTTCAACCATGCCCACAACATCCTACTTCAGCTTCTTGCAGAACTAGGCATAGCTGGACCAGTAGTTTTCATTATTCTCCTAAAAAACATCTACAGAACGTTCCCACCTGCTGACACAAAGAACGGTTTATTTCTTAGAATGGCACTGGTGTCCTACTTAGGTCGCAATATCTTTGATGTGACTCCGTAA
- a CDS encoding ECF transporter S component produces MKRLTRLAIFVALAFVFFKLEIPYPVPNYEFLKLDLGEAFLLLGTWLFPLEDSLMALTVWAFLGYLTGSNPVGMLFKVVCILATLIPYHYLKGSKSKWILVPAIRTGVMVLFNWVFTPMLWGLPTHMLPAYILIGVIPVNLLQAYLNLAVAEMSAKYLRSHIKDIAT; encoded by the coding sequence ATGAAACGTTTAACCCGCTTAGCCATTTTTGTGGCGTTGGCTTTCGTGTTTTTTAAGTTGGAAATCCCCTACCCCGTACCAAACTACGAGTTTCTAAAACTGGATTTGGGTGAAGCTTTCCTGCTTTTGGGCACATGGCTATTCCCCTTAGAGGATTCGCTCATGGCACTCACCGTGTGGGCATTTCTGGGCTACTTAACAGGCTCAAACCCTGTTGGTATGCTTTTCAAAGTGGTGTGCATTTTAGCAACGCTGATTCCATACCATTACCTGAAAGGTTCAAAATCGAAGTGGATACTTGTGCCAGCCATTAGAACAGGCGTCATGGTTCTTTTTAACTGGGTTTTTACACCCATGCTGTGGGGGCTCCCCACGCATATGCTTCCAGCTTACATCCTCATTGGCGTAATACCAGTGAACTTGTTACAGGCTTACCTAAACTTGGCTGTGGCAGAAATGTCAGCAAAGTACTTACGGAGTCACATCAAAGATATTGCGACCTAA
- a CDS encoding methyltransferase — MDAFTVEPTFHKGLLVAQPVRGYRFSMDSVLLPHLIEGRFVTAVELGAGCGIMALQLFAHGKTTLLHLAESNPLLFEALRLTTAINALDGFFMLYQTDVENLRVSGDLVYFNPPYGRGKVGKGERWQPFMTFLEKNRYKEVAYICPPQLDSIFSQFLGSRMNLRKEVQIWYKHSMRIVKQWTYEKVTPLRKALVVPSEETEQMYWDCP; from the coding sequence ATGGATGCTTTCACAGTTGAACCCACCTTTCATAAGGGGCTTTTGGTGGCTCAACCTGTCAGGGGCTACCGGTTTAGCATGGACTCAGTTTTGTTGCCTCACCTCATTGAGGGGCGTTTTGTTACTGCCGTGGAACTTGGTGCTGGCTGTGGCATCATGGCACTTCAACTTTTTGCTCATGGTAAAACCACGCTACTGCATTTAGCGGAATCCAATCCACTGCTATTTGAGGCTTTAAGGCTGACCACAGCGATCAATGCACTGGATGGTTTTTTCATGTTGTATCAAACTGATGTGGAGAATTTGCGTGTAAGTGGCGATTTGGTTTATTTCAACCCGCCCTATGGCAGAGGTAAAGTGGGCAAAGGTGAGCGTTGGCAGCCATTTATGACATTTCTGGAAAAGAACCGCTACAAAGAGGTCGCTTACATTTGCCCTCCTCAACTGGATTCCATATTTTCTCAATTCTTGGGTTCCCGTATGAACCTCAGAAAAGAAGTGCAGATTTGGTACAAACACAGCATGCGCATAGTGAAACAGTGGACTTATGAAAAAGTGACGCCGCTAAGAAAAGCACTTGTAGTTCCCTCAGAAGAAACAGAGCAGATGTACTGGGATTGCCCCTGA
- a CDS encoding glycerol-3-phosphate acyltransferase — MHIVFACIVGFLSGSILWSYLLGQLFYDVDIRNYGLDRNPGAMNAFRAKGFWLGASGGLLDALKGFLPASKHKRASAAVVLDAPSVGALYGFCIAHCGNLKWKAGSALSLLEQDK, encoded by the coding sequence ATGCACATTGTCTTTGCATGCATTGTGGGGTTTCTTTCTGGTTCCATTCTTTGGTCTTATTTGCTTGGCCAACTTTTCTATGATGTGGACATACGCAACTACGGTTTAGATAGAAATCCTGGAGCCATGAATGCCTTCAGAGCCAAGGGATTTTGGCTTGGAGCTTCAGGTGGGCTGTTGGACGCGCTTAAGGGCTTTCTTCCTGCCAGTAAACACAAGCGAGCTAGCGCTGCTGTTGTCCTTGATGCACCATCTGTTGGAGCTCTTTACGGTTTCTGTATTGCTCACTGTGGCAACCTAAAATGGAAAGCAGGCAGCGCTTTAAGCTTACTGGAGCAGGACAAATGA
- the rsmI gene encoding 16S rRNA (cytidine(1402)-2'-O)-methyltransferase, which yields MESRQRFKLTGAGQMIYLVGTPLGNLEDITLRAIRVLGEADVVACESKERALKLLSHLQIKKPLIYLREASRASDVKRIIELHKQGKTVAVTTDAGMPGISDPGAYLVRELSAQGIPFTVVPGPSALCMSITVSGLEEPWAFLGFLPLKEGKRRRELEKFLPLNIGLVIYEGPHRVGKLLSLLNELCPQRKVALLRELTKLHEEVQVGYPHELIKDSYKGEFVVVVYPSQEGT from the coding sequence ATGGAAAGCAGGCAGCGCTTTAAGCTTACTGGAGCAGGACAAATGATCTACTTGGTTGGTACCCCACTGGGGAATTTAGAGGACATAACCCTCAGAGCGATTCGGGTTTTAGGGGAAGCTGACGTGGTAGCGTGCGAGAGCAAAGAAAGAGCACTAAAACTACTATCGCATTTACAGATTAAGAAACCCCTAATTTACTTACGCGAAGCGTCACGCGCGAGTGATGTTAAACGCATCATTGAGCTTCACAAGCAGGGCAAAACTGTTGCTGTAACCACCGACGCTGGTATGCCTGGCATTTCCGACCCTGGTGCCTATTTGGTAAGGGAGCTCAGCGCTCAGGGAATTCCGTTCACTGTGGTTCCAGGGCCCTCCGCTCTGTGCATGTCAATAACTGTTAGCGGACTAGAAGAGCCTTGGGCATTCTTGGGCTTTTTACCTCTTAAGGAAGGCAAACGCCGCAGAGAGCTGGAGAAGTTCTTGCCGTTGAACATTGGCCTTGTCATCTATGAAGGTCCACATCGCGTAGGCAAGCTGCTGTCCTTGCTAAATGAACTCTGCCCTCAGCGTAAGGTGGCTCTTCTTCGGGAACTAACCAAGCTGCACGAAGAAGTGCAGGTGGGCTACCCCCATGAGCTCATTAAAGATTCCTACAAAGGCGAATTTGTGGTGGTGGTCTACCCATCACAGGAAGGTACTTAA
- the mobA gene encoding molybdenum cofactor guanylyltransferase, whose translation MSSSTAVVILCGGVSRRLGVSKALMQVNGKPLFKVVEENLSPLGLPVYLVSKVPFESGGVPLILDIFEADTPLAGVLTALTTLQYQNYLFTAVDMPILRKEASLSLLKHAYEHESSVFYSINGFLQPFPSLVQGSVAKHILACYHQHLYKLTEVFSSIPHVLLPYTGDLNVFLNVNTWKDWESFQASAPYYLPMHDHFA comes from the coding sequence ATGTCAAGTAGCACTGCTGTGGTCATACTTTGTGGTGGGGTTAGTAGGCGGCTGGGTGTTTCCAAAGCGCTAATGCAGGTTAATGGCAAGCCTTTGTTTAAGGTGGTTGAAGAAAACCTATCCCCTTTGGGCCTACCCGTGTATTTGGTTTCTAAGGTTCCCTTTGAGTCAGGGGGAGTTCCTTTGATTTTGGACATTTTTGAAGCCGATACGCCTCTTGCAGGCGTGCTAACTGCTCTAACCACTTTGCAGTACCAAAACTACCTGTTTACAGCTGTGGACATGCCTATACTACGAAAAGAAGCATCGCTATCACTTTTGAAGCATGCCTATGAGCATGAAAGCTCCGTTTTTTACAGCATAAATGGCTTCTTGCAGCCGTTCCCTTCACTTGTACAAGGCAGCGTGGCCAAGCACATTTTGGCATGCTACCACCAGCACCTTTACAAGCTCACTGAAGTCTTCTCCTCTATTCCTCATGTACTTTTGCCATACACGGGTGATCTAAATGTCTTTCTCAATGTCAACACGTGGAAAGACTGGGAAAGTTTTCAGGCCTCAGCTCCATACTACTTGCCCATGCATGATCACTTTGCATAA
- a CDS encoding Hsp20/alpha crystallin family protein: MLSRRWIDPFEEMRSIIDEMDRMMEEFWSTGIEPSRPARRGLGRRFVPPVEVTEDENNVYVRAAVPGVPKDKLEITVEEDRVYLKGELQEQKKEEKEGVFYSEMRYGTFERAIALPTTVKAEEAKAEYRDGVVELTLPKKAPESKGVKIRLE, encoded by the coding sequence ATGCTGAGCAGAAGGTGGATTGATCCCTTCGAAGAAATGAGGTCCATCATTGATGAGATGGATAGAATGATGGAGGAATTCTGGAGCACAGGTATTGAACCTAGCAGGCCAGCACGCAGAGGCTTAGGCAGAAGATTTGTACCACCAGTTGAAGTTACTGAAGATGAAAACAATGTTTACGTTCGTGCAGCAGTCCCAGGCGTACCCAAAGATAAGCTGGAAATAACTGTTGAAGAAGATAGAGTTTACCTCAAAGGAGAACTGCAGGAGCAAAAGAAGGAAGAAAAGGAAGGCGTGTTCTATAGCGAAATGCGGTATGGCACCTTTGAACGTGCCATTGCGCTTCCAACCACAGTAAAGGCCGAAGAAGCCAAAGCTGAGTACCGCGATGGCGTAGTTGAACTCACACTCCCCAAGAAAGCTCCCGAATCCAAGGGAGTAAAGATTAGGCTGGAGTAA
- the murJ gene encoding murein biosynthesis integral membrane protein MurJ — protein MASKLNLSKKQSVVALSVSTMWSKVFGFFREMLTAFYFGAGVVKDAFNVSQAIPTRIGSAFFGAINSSLLPYLIHLRNQEGEEAFWKAYSSIYRWLVTLLLLFTALMMIVPQPFIAILAPGFYNDPQRLSLTVFFIRFTALIFLFQVLSSMQITLLQIFENFLPQIGINLFASASGVLVLALAGALHGATPTALALSALTTGFATFAIAYYMSLPYRANLKPSGLWNRYVSDYLKFLLPILAGQVVIISFTLVDQLMASFLPVGNISALNYASLLYNLPITLFAVPITSVLYPAISSASAKMDWPEQASAVSRGIQLIWLIVLPSAVGLASLALPIVKLVYMRGAFDIAAATLTSGALLFYALGVPFLGLQNLLAIVFLSEKDNITPLKRNIFGIVLNAFLNYFFGIRLHMNAAGFAIGTAISWTVLCLWLYISWARRHQIQTLRIVKALWKSTAAAVLMLLVILVWKLYLPYEGLNLIVLIVVAALVYFAGLLLLKDENMQDLLGMALKKVKKYTKT, from the coding sequence GTGGCTTCTAAGTTGAATCTGAGCAAAAAACAATCGGTCGTGGCACTCTCTGTATCTACTATGTGGTCGAAGGTGTTTGGCTTCTTCAGAGAGATGCTCACGGCGTTTTACTTTGGTGCAGGCGTTGTAAAAGATGCCTTCAATGTGAGCCAAGCGATACCCACAAGAATCGGCTCAGCCTTTTTTGGTGCCATAAACAGCTCTCTGCTTCCTTACCTTATTCACCTTAGAAACCAGGAGGGTGAAGAAGCTTTCTGGAAGGCATACTCCAGCATTTACCGATGGCTTGTAACCCTGCTCTTACTCTTTACGGCATTGATGATGATAGTGCCTCAGCCATTTATTGCCATCTTGGCACCAGGGTTTTACAATGACCCTCAGCGGTTGAGTCTAACTGTGTTCTTTATTCGGTTCACTGCACTTATCTTTTTGTTTCAGGTGCTTTCTTCCATGCAAATAACGTTACTGCAAATATTTGAAAACTTCCTTCCTCAAATTGGTATCAACTTATTTGCATCAGCCTCTGGTGTGCTGGTACTTGCTTTAGCGGGTGCACTGCATGGTGCCACACCAACGGCTCTGGCTTTATCGGCTCTTACAACAGGTTTTGCCACTTTTGCAATTGCCTATTACATGTCCTTGCCCTATAGGGCCAACCTTAAGCCTTCTGGCTTATGGAATAGATACGTCTCGGATTACTTAAAGTTTCTGCTACCGATCTTAGCTGGGCAGGTCGTTATTATCTCCTTTACTCTGGTAGACCAGCTCATGGCTTCTTTCCTGCCTGTAGGTAATATCTCAGCTCTAAACTATGCTTCTCTTCTTTACAACTTGCCTATTACTTTGTTTGCCGTGCCTATTACCAGCGTGCTGTACCCAGCCATATCAAGCGCATCAGCAAAAATGGACTGGCCAGAGCAAGCCAGCGCAGTTAGCCGCGGCATACAACTAATCTGGCTCATTGTGCTGCCGTCGGCGGTTGGCCTTGCCTCGCTTGCTTTACCCATTGTAAAACTGGTTTACATGCGTGGAGCATTCGACATAGCAGCTGCTACCCTGACCAGCGGAGCTTTGCTTTTCTACGCTTTAGGGGTTCCGTTCTTGGGCTTGCAAAACCTTCTCGCCATTGTCTTTCTGTCAGAGAAAGACAATATTACTCCACTTAAGAGGAACATCTTCGGCATAGTATTAAACGCTTTTCTGAACTACTTTTTTGGGATAAGACTGCACATGAATGCAGCAGGGTTTGCCATAGGTACTGCTATTTCTTGGACTGTTCTTTGCTTGTGGCTATATATATCATGGGCACGCAGGCACCAAATACAAACTTTGAGGATAGTAAAGGCTCTGTGGAAGAGCACAGCTGCAGCAGTACTAATGCTTCTAGTCATTTTGGTGTGGAAGCTGTATTTGCCCTATGAAGGCTTGAATCTTATTGTGCTAATAGTGGTAGCAGCTCTGGTTTATTTTGCTGGGTTATTGCTGCTAAAAGATGAGAACATGCAAGACCTCTTAGGTATGGCTTTAAAGAAAGTTAAAAAGTATACGAAGACGTAG
- a CDS encoding glycosyltransferase family 4 protein, which produces MKLLQGKDYEVHVATKLGNRQQEFDDIGVIKHNVDFSRSPYSPKVFKSLQQMEKLLKEIRFSLVHVHTPVAAFITRLACQRTNTHPVLYTAHGFHFYKGAPLKNWLLYYNMEKLAAHWTDGLITINEEDYKAAQKFKLRRNGKVFFVPGVGVDIANLEQRGASIDRSEKRKELGISELSTVLITVAELIPRKNHIQVLKALSKLNKTNFHYLVVGNGESEQQLKKAVNELMLQDKVSFLGFRRDVAELMASSDIFILTSRHEGLTRALMEAMAVGLPIIATDVRGNRDLVKSGENGYLVPLDDAEQTAIAIERLINSGNLRRSMGEKSKELVKQYDLQNIIPQMEEIYDLFLSR; this is translated from the coding sequence ATGAAACTCTTACAGGGAAAAGACTATGAAGTCCACGTGGCAACAAAGCTTGGAAATAGGCAGCAAGAGTTTGATGACATTGGCGTCATAAAACACAATGTAGATTTCAGTAGGAGCCCTTATTCTCCCAAGGTTTTTAAGTCGCTACAACAAATGGAAAAACTGCTCAAAGAGATACGCTTTTCGCTTGTTCATGTGCATACGCCTGTTGCAGCTTTCATCACCCGTCTTGCCTGTCAGCGAACTAATACGCATCCGGTGCTTTACACAGCCCATGGATTCCACTTCTATAAAGGCGCACCACTAAAGAACTGGCTACTTTATTACAACATGGAGAAGCTTGCTGCACACTGGACTGATGGACTGATAACCATAAATGAAGAAGACTACAAAGCAGCCCAGAAGTTCAAATTACGGAGAAACGGAAAAGTGTTCTTTGTACCTGGTGTAGGAGTAGATATAGCCAACTTAGAACAAAGAGGCGCGAGCATAGACAGGTCTGAAAAAAGGAAGGAGTTAGGCATTTCTGAACTGTCGACCGTTCTTATCACTGTAGCAGAGCTTATTCCACGCAAGAACCACATTCAAGTTCTAAAAGCCTTGTCAAAACTGAACAAAACAAACTTCCACTACCTTGTCGTCGGAAATGGAGAAAGTGAGCAGCAACTAAAGAAGGCTGTAAACGAGCTAATGCTACAAGACAAAGTGTCCTTTTTAGGCTTTCGAAGAGATGTGGCCGAACTTATGGCATCCTCAGATATATTCATACTCACTTCACGTCACGAGGGCCTAACAAGGGCGCTCATGGAAGCCATGGCGGTAGGCTTACCCATAATAGCTACAGACGTGAGAGGAAACAGGGATTTGGTGAAGAGTGGCGAAAATGGTTATCTAGTACCTCTAGATGACGCAGAACAAACTGCCATAGCCATAGAACGTCTCATCAACTCAGGGAACTTACGGCGTTCAATGGGAGAAAAAAGCAAAGAATTGGTCAAGCAGTACGACTTGCAAAACATAATACCTCAGATGGAAGAGATTTACGATCTCTTCCTTAGCCGGTAA
- a CDS encoding glycosyltransferase family 2 protein, giving the protein MEKQPITVDIVIPTYKRPKLLCRAIESAVEQTYPYILQIIVTDDACDIETKQIVESYMNKDSRICYVCNTRYKHGPAGNKDNGMDFVKSDYFLILDDDDSLVPDAVERLVSIASQGNFDFVLANCRDSNGNYTGKHCGKSELVHYEDFLCGKFEGEYLWLYPSKAIPKLKFDDALYGGEAISIWEAIKGSKVFYLHLPLRKYTTQGVRVSSDYLSKSHLWFPIYLRTLDKFGDDLATYCPRRLLYFTLLLFSYGKLSGQIKQVTKYPIKYLKKTKNFAFILPYFVVPVPKAILLQMWKGLRAMRAKRKQRNRIK; this is encoded by the coding sequence ATGGAGAAACAGCCTATCACAGTTGACATAGTAATACCGACATACAAGAGACCAAAACTACTATGTAGAGCTATTGAAAGTGCAGTGGAACAGACTTACCCTTATATTCTTCAAATTATTGTTACCGATGATGCTTGCGATATAGAGACAAAACAAATCGTAGAAAGTTACATGAACAAGGACTCAAGAATCTGCTACGTATGCAATACTAGATACAAACACGGTCCAGCTGGAAATAAAGACAATGGCATGGACTTTGTGAAGAGCGATTATTTTTTGATCCTAGACGACGACGACTCATTGGTACCGGATGCTGTTGAGCGGCTTGTCTCAATCGCTTCTCAGGGGAATTTTGATTTCGTGTTAGCCAACTGTAGAGATTCTAACGGAAACTACACAGGAAAGCACTGCGGAAAAAGTGAGCTGGTACACTATGAAGATTTCCTATGTGGCAAGTTCGAAGGAGAATATCTCTGGCTCTATCCTTCAAAAGCGATTCCAAAATTAAAGTTTGATGACGCACTTTATGGCGGAGAAGCTATCTCTATATGGGAGGCCATTAAAGGTTCTAAAGTATTTTATTTGCATCTACCACTTAGAAAGTACACTACCCAAGGAGTAAGGGTAAGCAGTGACTATCTCAGTAAATCTCATCTTTGGTTCCCAATATACTTAAGAACTTTAGATAAATTTGGCGACGATCTAGCTACCTATTGTCCTCGAAGACTTTTATATTTCACTTTATTGCTATTTTCTTACGGGAAGCTTTCTGGCCAGATAAAACAAGTTACAAAGTATCCTATAAAGTATCTTAAAAAAACAAAGAACTTTGCATTCATCTTGCCTTACTTTGTGGTACCAGTTCCAAAAGCTATTCTGCTCCAGATGTGGAAAGGACTAAGAGCGATGAGGGCGAAGCGAAAACAACGAAATAGGATCAAATGA
- a CDS encoding glycosyltransferase: MEKNRTPDVTFFMPNLQGGGAERVMVNIAKGLSEHALKVDFVLAKAEGPYLRELPASINVVDLQCKRTRYAISALSSYLRQREPHVLISALHQANLVAAMAKERASSNVRLVVTIHSQMSEEMIHTPGLAGKFIPLLVRAFYPKADKIICVSNGVAQELINKYHLPKNKVQVIYNPVVTEDMFKKAEEPVNHPWFQPGQPPVILGVGRLHPQKDFPTLIKAFALVRKKTEARLMILGEGSERAKLEQLVKQLGLQNDICMPGFVDNPYKYMKHSSVFVLSSRWEGFGNVLAEALALGLPVVSTDCPSGPAEILENGKWGRLVPVGAPKALADAILAAMSDETSKGVERAKEFSLDKIVDQYCKLIQTFLQAS, translated from the coding sequence ATGGAAAAGAATCGAACACCTGATGTAACATTTTTCATGCCAAACCTGCAAGGCGGTGGTGCTGAAAGGGTCATGGTAAACATCGCCAAAGGTCTAAGTGAACATGCATTAAAGGTCGATTTTGTACTAGCAAAAGCTGAAGGTCCTTACTTGAGAGAGCTGCCAGCCTCTATTAATGTGGTCGATCTTCAATGTAAGAGAACTCGTTATGCGATTTCAGCTTTATCAAGCTACCTAAGGCAAAGAGAGCCTCATGTCTTGATTTCTGCTTTACACCAAGCGAACCTTGTCGCCGCAATGGCAAAAGAAAGAGCATCATCCAATGTAAGACTTGTCGTGACCATCCACAGCCAAATGAGTGAAGAAATGATACACACTCCCGGTTTAGCGGGAAAGTTCATCCCATTATTAGTTAGGGCTTTCTATCCTAAGGCAGACAAAATTATCTGTGTATCAAACGGGGTCGCTCAAGAGCTCATTAACAAATACCATCTGCCAAAAAACAAAGTACAGGTTATTTACAATCCTGTAGTCACTGAAGACATGTTCAAGAAGGCTGAAGAGCCAGTTAACCATCCTTGGTTCCAACCAGGACAACCACCAGTCATTTTAGGAGTTGGCAGGCTGCATCCACAAAAAGATTTCCCAACACTGATCAAGGCTTTTGCTTTGGTTAGGAAGAAAACTGAGGCAAGACTTATGATCTTAGGAGAAGGATCTGAGAGAGCTAAGCTTGAGCAACTTGTTAAGCAGCTTGGCTTACAAAATGACATTTGTATGCCTGGATTTGTAGACAACCCATACAAATACATGAAACACAGTTCAGTTTTCGTACTCTCATCAAGATGGGAAGGATTTGGTAACGTGTTAGCGGAAGCACTTGCATTAGGTTTGCCAGTTGTCTCTACCGATTGCCCGAGTGGACCTGCAGAAATACTTGAGAATGGGAAATGGGGCAGGCTTGTGCCAGTTGGCGCTCCAAAAGCATTAGCTGATGCCATATTGGCGGCGATGAGCGACGAAACAAGCAAAGGTGTGGAAAGAGCTAAAGAGTTCTCACTTGACAAAATTGTTGATCAGTATTGCAAGCTGATACAAACTTTTCTTCAAGCATCATAA
- a CDS encoding glycosyltransferase, whose product MKTIHDPLLNLRQFHIALFLPNLGGGGAERVFANLGNAFVEKGMVVDFVLGKAEGPNLSQIDRRINVVDLGTNTVYGWLRPMKSYLKERHPELVLSALHHANLTALWANMLSGKKTRIIVSVHGTMSHDIGKSKKKLAKAIPLLVRAFYPKADKIICVSNGVAQELINKYHLPKNKVQVIYNPVVTEDMFKKAEEPLDHPWFQPGQPPVILGVGRLTAAKDFETLIKAFALVRKKTEARLMILGEGSERAKLEQLVKQLGLQNDVCMPGFVDNPYKYMKHSSVFVLSSRWEGLPTVLIEALALGLPVVSTDCPSGPAEILEGGKWGKLVPVGSPEALANAILEALNDERGKGAERAKEFSLDRIVDQYVALIKELEQ is encoded by the coding sequence ATGAAAACGATTCATGATCCGTTGCTCAACTTAAGGCAGTTTCACATCGCTCTTTTTCTGCCAAATCTTGGCGGTGGCGGAGCAGAAAGAGTCTTTGCTAACCTGGGAAATGCATTTGTTGAAAAAGGAATGGTTGTCGATTTTGTTCTAGGAAAAGCTGAAGGTCCGAACCTATCACAAATTGACCGCAGGATCAACGTGGTGGATTTAGGTACAAATACCGTCTATGGCTGGCTAAGGCCAATGAAAAGCTACCTAAAGGAACGACACCCTGAACTTGTTCTTTCAGCGTTGCATCATGCCAATCTAACCGCACTGTGGGCCAATATGTTAAGCGGTAAAAAAACAAGAATTATTGTCAGCGTACATGGGACAATGAGTCACGACATCGGAAAGTCTAAAAAGAAACTTGCAAAAGCAATCCCCTTGTTAGTTAGGGCTTTCTATCCTAAGGCAGACAAAATTATCTGTGTATCAAACGGGGTCGCTCAAGAGCTCATTAACAAATACCATCTGCCAAAAAACAAAGTACAGGTTATTTACAATCCTGTAGTCACTGAAGACATGTTCAAGAAGGCTGAAGAGCCACTTGACCATCCTTGGTTCCAGCCAGGACAACCACCAGTCATTTTAGGAGTTGGGAGACTTACAGCAGCAAAAGATTTTGAAACACTGATCAAGGCTTTTGCTTTGGTTAGGAAGAAAACTGAGGCAAGACTTATGATCTTAGGAGAAGGATCTGAGAGAGCCAAGCTTGAGCAACTTGTTAAGCAGCTCGGCTTACAAAATGACGTTTGTATGCCTGGATTTGTAGACAACCCATACAAATACATGAAACATAGTTCAGTTTTCGTACTCTCATCAAGATGGGAAGGATTGCCAACAGTTCTCATTGAAGCACTTGCATTAGGTTTGCCAGTTGTCTCTACAGATTGCCCGAGCGGACCTGCAGAAATACTTGAAGGAGGCAAATGGGGAAAGTTAGTACCAGTAGGAAGTCCTGAAGCTTTAGCCAACGCTATCTTGGAGGCACTAAATGATGAAAGAGGCAAAGGTGCGGAAAGAGCAAAAGAGTTTTCTCTAGATAGAATTGTTGATCAGTATGTGGCATTGATAAAAGAATTGGAGCAGTGA